gtcttacctcctttgtcaaagattaattaaccGTAgacatgtgggtttatttctgggttctattgAGATTCATTGTATGGCCTAGAGTACAGTCAATTTTGGCAAATCTTTTATGTGAATGTGAAAATGTAACATTCTGAGGTTGAGTACAGTGTTCCATATACATGAATTAGGTCACGTTTATATCATATTGTTCAGATCTTCTATATCTCTACTAAATTTTTGTTCGCATATGCCATCATGGATTTGTATTTCAATATTTAGTACTATCAgattttgctttacatatttttaagttCATACAAACTTAGGATCATATCTTCCAATTGGAttgacattttataaaatatctctTGTAAATCTCTAATAATACTTTTGGCCCTTATATCTAACTTTTTGTTATTGGTATAACAACTACAGCAATTTTCTTTTAGTTAATGTATACATGATGTTTTCGCATGTTTTTTACTTTCAACTTCtctatattcttttatttaaggTGGATCTCTTTTAAGCAAGTGTATATTTAGATTTTAGTTTTGGTATTAAGCctgaaaattttcatcttttaattggagtgtttagttcatttatatttaatgtaattattaactTATTTGGGTTTAAATCCATCATCTTCCTATTTGTTTTCTACTTGCTCTGTCCCTTCTTtagttcttttgtcttttcttgcCTCTGGATTcaccaagtattttttaaaattatgattccattttcttctctattaTCTTACTAAATATGCGTTCTTTTATTGTTCTTTTATTATTTGCTCTAGAGATTGCAGCATTATTTCTCACTCATTAGAATGTCATGTAAACTTGTACTTGTACCATTTCCTAGACAATGCAGATATCTCACAACATTCTAGCTTCATTTATTCCCATCCACTTGTTGTactcttgttatttttgttttacatatattttaaaccctGCCAGATATGCTTTTAAAACACTCTCAATATTAATTTAGTTTTAACCACATGTTTATTCATTCTTGTGGTGCTTTTCATTCCTGTATTACTTTGCTTCCATTTGGAGTCATTTTCCCACTGCCTGCCTGGAGAATTCTCTTTAGTAAAGCCTTTGGTGTGCTCTGCTGTGGTGAATTCTCTCCGTATCTGAAAGTATCTTTGTTTTTTGCCTCCATCTTTGGAGGATATTTTCACTGTGGTATATAGAATTCTACACGTAGCATTCTAGATTGGCAGTCATTTTCTTTTAGTGCTTTGAAGATGTCATGCCAATGGCCTTCTagcttcctttatttctttttaaaagccagtgtaatgtgtatgttcatgtatgactgaaaaattgtgctgcacaccagaaattgacacaacgttgtaagctaactgtaactcagtaaaaaaatataaataaatttttttttaaaagccaatgtAGAGTGTTATGATTGTCGCTTTGAAAgtagtgtctttttcttctcGGGCCATTTTTAAGATTTCCGCTTTGGttttcagcagtgttttcctataAAGTACCTAGATACggtgtgttgttgttgttttgtttgtttgttttaaatatttatcctGTGTGGAGTTTGAAGACCTTCTTGACTTTGCTGCTTGATGTCTTAAATCTGTTTTGGAGCATTTTCAGTGACTGTCTCTTCAAATATTGCTTatgttcctttctctccttttcttcttagTCTCCATTTACATGAACGTTAGACCTTTTCACCATATCTCATGTCTCTTACActcttctctgtattttcctgtcttttctgcTTGCATGCCTTAGTATAGATATTTTTCTATGAACctgtatttcatttctctaatccTCTCTTCTGTTGTGTCCATATGTTATCCAGTTTAGTGAATTCTTAATTtcacaaattttgcttttttaattctAGTATTTCCATTTGATTCTTCTACATACATTCAGTATCTTCATCTTGTCCTCTCTTAGACATATTGGTCATAGTTATCTTAAAGCCTACACTTGTTATTAATAAGAGGACCATCTGATATAAGCCACTCAGTTGTAGAAGTAAGCAGAAATCTCCCATATATTAtcaaaagaattattgaaagaatAACAGGGAATCTGGAGCCTCATTTGAAATCTTGGATTTTACATGTTGGCCACTGatttaaatattctaaaaacACCCTAGGGAGGTCAATTAAAACATCTCTTCAGGCTGCATCCAGCCAATGTGACTTCTTACGTAGATAAAGTGAAAGTTGGAAGTGGGCTTTCTTACAGCGTCCCCATAGCCCTGTTTGCCTGTCTAGAAAGATTCCCTGGGCTtaagggaaagacagagagagggagggagatggaggggaAGCAATAGGGGTATAGATGTTGATGTGTCTCAGATAGAGGGTCTTGATGAGATTCCGGGAGGCAGATGAAAACTCTAGATGGTTTTGTAGCTCTGAGAGCAGAAGGGGTGGGGGTGTCAGCAAGATACCATAGAGGACACAGTTTGGGAATCTAAGCACACAACTTATGTTAAATACAGAGGCCCCCACATGGGGTTGGAGCATGACTAGGAGAGCCCACAGCCCTCAGGTGCCAggcagaaggaggcaggaggTCTCAGCAAAGACCTCGATGGAACTGGGACCTCACCCACTCAGCGCTCTCCCCCTCAGTCTCTCCTCCTTGGTCACTGGCCCCATACCCGTTACATAGACTCACAGGGCAGCCGTGCCAGGGTCTAGCCCTCTCCTGGGCATGTCCTCCCTTCAAATATCCACATGGTTCTTTATCTCACTTCCTTTAGGTGTTTGAAACTTCATCTCCTTGGAGAATACACAGACAAGGCTGATCATCCAGCCTAAAATAGctcacccccccacacacacacaccagccttTCTAGCCCcacttccctgctttattttcctctttggcAATTATTACAGTCGATCCCCATGATTCAAGGATTTCACACTTATGAGTTCACCCACTGACTAACACGTATTTGCAACCCCCACGGTGCTTTCCTAGTCATTTGCAGACACGGACAGAGTGGCAGGAAAGTTGCATTCCCTCCCATGGCATTCCCAGCTGAGGTCCAGCAAGGTGACGCTCTGCCTTCAGCGTTAGCAAACATCCTTTTCATGGTCTATTTAgtgccccattttttttttttttgcatttttgtgcctTCTGTTTAAAACTGTTCCCAAGCGCAGTGAAGTGTTCCTAAGTGCAAGAAGGCTGTGTTGCACCTTACgaagaaaatgtatttgtttgATTAGCTTTGTTCAGACATGAATCACACTGTTGTTGGCTACAAgctcaatgttaatgaatcaacaataaATAGTAAAGAAAGTGTCtaattaaaaacatacataaaacaaggttTCATGTTGATCAGCTGACAAAAATGTTATAATCAAAGACTTACAGGACCCTAAACTTGTATTTGCCCTAGGACTAGTGTTTTAGCACTTGCTAATTTAATGACTTTATAGAACAGTCATCAATAACAAGAATCTACTGTATCTGACATCATgtattatgtatttgtttattatctgtctcttcTACTAGAAACTAAGCTCAGAAGGGGCAGAGGCTTTGTCTAACCTGTTCACCACTTTGATTAGAATGATGGCCAGCGCatggtaggcattcagtaaatgtgtGAAATGAATAAATGCTGACACATCAAGCCtgcataataattatttttaatttcagaacaGAGAAGGGGTTTAGGAAagagtttatttaaaatgaattgaGCCATGCAGATATCTGTGGGAGGACccgcatgtgcaaaggtcctggggcaggaacTCTTTGCTTGCCTGATATGTTCAGAGGATAGCAGGGCAGTCAGCATGGCTGGAGCAGTTGCGTGGGAAGGTATAGGAGGTCTGTGGTGATCTGGTTTTCATTATCAATTGTTGGCAACATTGTAACCTTGCTCATGATTGTTTGAGGCTTAAAATAACCGTTTGTACTATCAGGATTGTAACTTTCTCTCTAAGTATAAATTAAGGttataatgtttctgtttttcatgaaCTAAAACTACTCACCTACATCCCTGCACGTATACCACGCCTCTTACTCATTCCTATGATGTATTTtactttaattctttatttgaCTATTCTCAGTAAATACAAGAGCTTTGGAGGAGCTCGGGGAATTGGCCTCtggctccctctcactctcttgacttgATAAAATCTTGAGTAATTTCGTTCTTTCACAGTGGGATTTTTGCTGGACAAAACCCACAGTGAACAGAACCCACAGAGATCAGCATGGAACCAGAGAGGATTTATTCACCTCTCCATCCCCAGCACTAAGAAATGTGCCCAGAACCTAGTAGgtgttcagaaaaaaatgtgttgaatGTTCACATGTAACGCTTGAAGAGGAAAGCAGGAGGGTGGTAAAGAAAACCCTGGAGAGATAAATACAGTTTCCTCCTACCCCAGCAGAGTGGAGAgcttggaaaagaaattaaataggATTGTTAACTTGTCACAGAACAAATGTGGGAATTGTGACCTCACGCCCCACAGGGAGGACTCTGGTTCCTCCTGCTGCTCAGGGCTGAGGCCTGAGTTTCATGGGTGATGTCGCAAAGTCTAGGGTGTTGCCCGGCCCACTGCCACAGCCCCAGCCCACCATGCTTACCACCCTGTGGCTGCTGCTCAGCTTTGCTGTCCCAGTACTGGCATCTTACTTTTCCATCAGCTGTCCTAATCACAGGACTTGCCAGCGGGCCCTTCTGTCAGGCAATGACGTCGTCCTGCACTGCAACGCCTCTGGGGCACAGCGGCACTTCTACTTCCTGCAAGGCAGGACCACCCGGTCCAGCAGCACCTCTGACATTTCCAGCATGGAAACAGTGCCCAATGGCAGCATTCTCATTCGGAACCCACTGCCCACACAGACGGGCTTCTACAGCTGCTGGGGCGGGGATGGCAAGAAGGTGGCCCAGTATGACATTGACTTCCAGGATGTTACCAGCCTGCATGTCACACACAAAGACCTGGGCCAAGAGCCCCTGGAGAATGAGTCCATGAGTCCATGAGTCTGGGTGGCAAGGAGCTCATCTTCACCCACTGGGAGCCCTGGCAGAAGTGTAACCACTGTGGGGGACCAGGTGAGCGCAAACACCTAGGGTACTGCTACATAGAGAAGCACCTGGAAGACTTCCTACCCTGCTGGCTCTATTTGGGAGAGATGAATCTGTGGTTCACCCGCATGCGGCCCGAGATGCAGGTGGAAGCCTGCCGTGTCCAGTGCACATCACCAGATGTGGAGTACGTCACTTTTGACAGCTTTGAGCTCAGTGAGAAGTCAGGATCTGAGTGGCTCACCTGCCCCTTTGGATCCATCTGCTGGTGATGGAAGCGGGAACCAGCCCTGCCCTTGGCCCCTAGCCAGGCTTTGCCAGTCTGGGAGCCTTTGTGGTTAATCTGTGCAGAGAGGGAGGGGTTCTACATGGATCCGACTCTCTCCGTTGGCTTCTTCAGATGTTCCTTTGGTGAGAATCTCCTGGTGCCCACTGAGTCACACACAGGTAGAGCAAGGACAGCTAACAGACAAGGAGGGCTCGGCTGACTCTGTGCCCAGCCCTGCGCAGGTGGTGCTATGGACGTGCTGGTCATCACACAGCCACAGGCCTGGTCCTTGGGAAGCCCCCGGCCCCGGGTGGTCTGGGCCAGGATGGGAGAAGCCCAGGCAAGGGATGGGGCTGCGCTGGGGGAAGCCCAGGTAGCGGTGAGACTCTGAGGCATCTGACTCAGCAGAGGAGGTCAGCAAGCCCGGGAGAGGGTGGTGCTCCAGAGATGCCCATCAAGACCTGCCCCCGGAGCGCACATTCACGTTCTTGTCTTCCTGCCTGGAGCCCCTGGGAAGTGTCCCCTTCCTCTTGTTTTCCCCAGCCCACCTGCCGCTTCCCACCACCACTCACAGTGCTGTGCTTTCACCCTGGGCTGGTCCCTGGGCAAACCATCATCATAAACCACATGCCAtccccctccccggccccaggAGCTGTGGACTCCAAGGGGGTCCATTTATAAATGGGGAGACTGTAGCTCAGAAGGGTGCCGTCCTTCCCCGGGGGGGATACTCCGTGGGAGGTGGCCGTGCACAGCCTGCATCTCACACACTCAGCGGCGGGGACCCCTGTGCCCTCCTTCCAGACCTGCCAGCGGCAGCCCCTCCCTGCAGTCACAGGCTCTGTGGAATCTGGCCTCACCACCTCCATCTGGTTTCCTTTCCCTTGTTTACCACAGCTGTCacttctgttctttctctctcatagTTTTCagtctccctcctttcttcctcccccgTTAAGTGTCAAAGTAACACCCGCTGCCAAAATACAAGCCCACCACTCAGAAGCACAGGAGTATGCACGTGAACCCCTCCTCCCACTGAGACGGGGACACCTACTCCGTGTTATTTGCCAGACAAGGAGTACCCGAGTGCCTACCACAGGGAGCTGGGGATGAGGAGAGGTCCTGGAGGCTTCAAGACTGGCCCGTGTCTCTAGGGAGTCGAGTGGAGCGGCCTCTCACGTGAGGTTTCGGTCCTGGGCTCTGGATTCAGCCAGGCCTGGGTTCCAGTCTCTGCCACTTTCCTGCCGTGTCACTTTGAGCCCGTggcatctctctgggcctcagttttcccatcagtAGAATAAGAGTTGTACTAATTTCCTAGGGCCGTCATAACGAAGTACCACAAACCAGgtagcttaaaacagcagaaatttctCCTCTAACGGCTCTGCAGAGTAGGAGTCtgatcaaggtgtcagccggGCCAGTGCCCTCTAGCATGCTGGGTAGAATCCTTCCCAGCTTCTGGGGGTGGCCGGCAGCCCTTGACCTGCCTCGACTTGTAACCGCATCACTCCAACCTCCGCCTCCGTCATGCTTGGCCTTTTCCTCACGTGGGatctctgtgtctcttctctttttcttctaagGATACAGATGATACTGGATTTAGGACCCGCCTGACTCCAGTCTgaactcatcttaactaattacacctgcaacaaccctgtttccaaataaggtcacattgtgAGGTTCCGGTTAGGATGTAAATTTGGAGGGGACACTATCCAACTCAGTACAGAGGTCTTGCTGGCCGCAGCCTCAGGGGGTTACTGTGATCTCTAAGGGTGCAAATGCCTGCAAAGACACTTAGGCTGGCACAGGGTTCCACACTCTATAGGTATTACTCTTGCTTTGATGATCACCGGCCTTGTCAGTGTTGTCTGTTGACTCTCCTCTGATCCCAGCCATGATGGACGTGTTATGTGCCTGATTCAGTTACTCACTTACCAAGTTTTTCACCGAGCATTTATGTATATaagccaagcactgtgctaggtaccTGAGATGCaatgaagaacaaaactggaaagGATTCCTGCCTTGGAGGAGTGATAGACTAATTACACTCATAAGACAGACAATATTTTAGATGGTGATAAAAGCCAGGAGAGGGATGGGAGTGGGGAAGGTGAAAGTTTTAAAtaaggaggtcagggaaggtgtttttgGAAAGGTGCCATTCAAGCCAAGACTGAAAAGAGGTGAGAGAGCCATGTGCACAGACAGAGAGCCTTCTAGGCTGACTGAATAGCcagggcaaaggccctgaggcaggactgtGCCCAGCAAGTCGGAGGAACATCCAGGAGGGTCAGTGTGGCTGGGGGAGAGTGGAGGAAGTGGGGCCAGGCAGGTAAAGGGGGACCACACATCATTTAGGGACTGTTCTTACCAATTCCTCCAAATAACCCTCTTGGGGTCAGTGCAGTCAGGACACCCCCAGATTtcagatgaggaagtggaggctcGAAGAGCTCGAGGCATTTGGCCAGGTGGCCCATGCGAGCAGTAGGCAGCGGGGCTCTGAGAGCTGCCTGCAGTCCTGCCCCTCCGTCCCCTTGCTCACAGCCCTGTAGCACTCCTCGGCAGCGGTGCTCTGTCTGCTGTTCCTGGGGGGGAAGGGTGCTGCCGTCTCCACTCCTTTCAGACACTGGTCCCCCCTTTCTCTCTGGGTGCTGCAGCTCACCTTGTCCTCCCTTGCAGACCCATCATCTGGGAAGCCAACAATAGCCCCTTGACCTGGAAGGGCCAGCTCTCCGGCGAGAACGTGAGCACCATCCTGGACACCTCCAACGGCGGCTCGCGGCTGCAAGTCTCCCAGACGGCCACGTACAAGTGCTTTGTGCAGCAGGAGCTGACAGCTCGATTCAACCCCAGGTTAGATGTGGATACACTGGCGTCTCTGAGGACAGAAGATGTTGAACAGCCAGAGGTAGAGGAGGCCTGGAAAGGAAAGGCCGACTCCGTCCTCAAGGGGCTGAAGCTGATGCTGctggtgggcacggtcctgggcCTGCTCTGGATGCTGCTCAAATTCTTCCACCCTTCCTGGCACAGGAGGAGAAACCAGGCACTGCTGGTGAAATAAAATGAGCCCTTGGGGTCCAGGAGACCTGGCCTCCCGTGGCTCCATTACCTGCCCCGGGCCCGCCTGCACCTCCCTCTGAGCCAAAACAGACCTGGAGCCACCGCTCAGGGCAACTGACCTCTCCCTGGTCCGGGTCCTACTCTGTTAAGTCATTCGCAAtccccattccacagatgaggaaactgaggccagaccACCTGTCTCGTCATCGGAGGAGGCGTACTCCAGTTCATCCCCAGGTTGCCTGGCTCCAGCCCTGTGCTCCTCacggggaggaagggagggcggAACGAGGCCAGGTCGGGGGTGAGTCTCCCGTGCGCACACGGCAGCCCCTCACTCACCATGCTCTCCTGAGGACAAGGACTGGGACAGGGGATGGGAGCAGGTCACCCACAGGTCCCCCAGGTCTGCACTGGGCCCTGCCTTTCCTTGCCCATCCCCTGCCCACCCTGCCTAGGGCCTCCAGGCGTCGCCATGGTGCCCCAAGTCAGCGGTGCCCCAGGGGTGCAGCAGCAGACACGTGGTTCTTGTAGCCGAGAGGGCCCCCCCAGACCCCCGAGAAGGAGAGACAGGCCCCTCCGCTGGGACAAGGCACCAGGCCTGGCCCAGCCAGCCTGCGGGAATCACCAGGCCTGGCTGTTCCCAGAAATGTTACACAGTGTTGAGCATAGGGCTGgagtgagaaataaaatatgaacgcTTTGTAAAATTCACCACCCTGGGATGCCATTGTGAGGCAGAGAAAGGGCAGGTCTGAAATTTCTAGAACACAACCTCTGTCCCCGAGGAGAAGGCAGAGCTCACCCTTCACCTCCCAGACCCTGCGGCCACAACACCTAAGGCTTCACATGGTGCCCAGAGATGCAGAGATTCCTGCTGAAGATGGGGAAAGTTTGTGGAGAACTAAAGGGGGTCCACtgggaa
This genomic interval from Vicugna pacos chromosome 9, VicPac4, whole genome shotgun sequence contains the following:
- the FAM187B gene encoding LOW QUALITY PROTEIN: protein FAM187B (The sequence of the model RefSeq protein was modified relative to this genomic sequence to represent the inferred CDS: deleted 2 bases in 1 codon; substituted 1 base at 1 genomic stop codon); translation: MLTTLWLLLSFAVPVLASYFSISCPNHRTCQRALLSGNDVVLHCNASGAQRHFYFLQGRTTRSSSTSDISSMETVPNGSILIRNPLPTQTGFYSCWGGDGKKVAQYDIDFQDVTSLHVTHKDLGQEPLENVHESMSLGGKELIFTHWEPWQKCNHCGGPGERKHLGYCYIEKHLEDFLPCWLYLGEMNLWFTRMRPEMQVEACRVQCTSPDVEYVTFDSFELSEKSGSEWLTCPFGSICXPIIWEANNSPLTWKGQLSGENVSTILDTSNGGSRLQVSQTATYKCFVQQELTARFNPRLDVDTLASLRTEDVEQPEVEEAWKGKADSVLKGLKLMLLVGTVLGLLWMLLKFFHPSWHRRRNQALLVK